The proteins below come from a single Crossiella sp. CA-258035 genomic window:
- a CDS encoding ester cyclase, with protein sequence MTAYVLPPEDVLRAREKLVLDHFHDEVAHQWDEVLATFPHPHYELIASMTVHDGDAAVRGYYRDTRTAFPDQDHEILALRHTADAVVVEFWLTGTHLGPLGKIPPTGGRHRTRMTAYFLFDEHENLVTERIYFDQLTVLKQLLATLNKKNPKDLLTLTRALLGAASTAGTPPDPRLLTT encoded by the coding sequence ATGACCGCGTACGTCCTACCGCCCGAGGACGTCCTGCGCGCCAGGGAGAAGCTGGTCCTGGACCACTTCCACGACGAGGTCGCGCACCAGTGGGACGAGGTGCTGGCCACGTTCCCGCACCCGCACTACGAGCTGATCGCCTCGATGACGGTCCACGACGGCGACGCGGCCGTCCGCGGCTACTACCGCGACACCAGAACCGCCTTCCCCGACCAGGACCACGAGATCCTCGCCTTACGCCACACCGCGGACGCGGTCGTCGTCGAGTTCTGGCTAACCGGCACCCACCTGGGTCCCCTGGGCAAGATCCCCCCAACAGGCGGCCGCCACCGCACCCGCATGACCGCCTACTTCCTCTTCGACGAACACGAGAACCTGGTCACTGAACGCATCTACTTCGACCAGCTGACCGTCCTCAAACAACTCCTCGCCACCCTGAACAAGAAAAACCCCAAAGACCTCCTCACCCTGACCCGCGCCCTGCTCGGCGCGGCAAGCACCGCAGGCACACCCCCCGACCCCAGACTGCTGACAACATGA
- the prcA gene encoding proteasome subunit alpha, with the protein MTMPLYASAEQVMRDRSELARKGIARGRSVVVLTYTDGVLFVAENPSTTLHKVSEIYDRIGFAAVGRYSEFEALRTLGIRYADVRGYAYDRRDVTARALANTYASQLGTIFTEQLKPFEVEICVAEVGETAESDQLYRLTYDGSISDEPNYMVMGGQAEAINTAMKDAFREGMELAEAVPIAVKALTATAAAPARAGSAAAAADKPRVLGVKQLEVAVLERTRPRRKFRRITGAALEALLPAVEEPAAEAPKDDKPAEGNGEETK; encoded by the coding sequence GTGACGATGCCGTTGTACGCCTCCGCCGAGCAGGTGATGCGGGACCGGTCGGAGCTGGCCCGCAAGGGCATCGCCCGTGGCCGCAGCGTGGTCGTGCTGACCTACACCGATGGTGTGCTGTTCGTGGCGGAGAACCCCTCGACCACCCTGCACAAGGTCTCCGAGATCTACGACCGGATCGGCTTCGCCGCGGTCGGCCGCTACAGCGAGTTCGAGGCGCTGCGCACGCTGGGCATCCGCTACGCCGACGTGCGCGGCTACGCCTACGACCGCAGGGACGTCACCGCGCGGGCGCTGGCCAACACCTACGCCTCCCAGCTGGGCACCATCTTCACCGAGCAGCTCAAGCCGTTCGAGGTGGAGATCTGCGTGGCCGAGGTCGGCGAGACCGCCGAGTCCGACCAGCTCTACCGGCTCACCTACGACGGCTCGATCAGCGATGAGCCGAACTACATGGTGATGGGCGGCCAGGCCGAGGCGATCAACACCGCGATGAAGGACGCCTTCCGCGAGGGCATGGAGCTGGCCGAGGCGGTGCCGATCGCGGTCAAGGCGCTCACCGCCACCGCGGCCGCGCCCGCGCGCGCCGGTTCGGCCGCCGCGGCCGCTGACAAGCCGAGGGTGCTGGGCGTCAAGCAGCTGGAGGTCGCGGTGCTGGAGCGGACCCGTCCGCGCCGCAAGTTCCGCCGGATCACCGGTGCCGCGCTGGAGGCCCTGCTGCCCGCGGTGGAGGAGCCGGCGGCCGAGGCGCCGAAGGACGACAAACCAGCCGAGGGCAACGGCGAGGAAACCAAGTAG
- the prcB gene encoding proteasome subunit beta, translating to MENTSARNYPGAALHPAYFAPGAVSFSEFLGQAAPDLLPGRRGLPEAPVTGPITHGTTIVAATFKGGVLLAGDRRATQGNVIAQRDIEKVFVTDDYSAVGIAGVAGLAVELVRLFAVELEHYEKIEGVSLSLDGKANKLGTMVRGNLDAAMMGLAAIPLFVGYDPEAADPERAARIVSYDITGSRADEHQGYHAIGSGSVFAKSALKKKFDPAADVDTAVRTAVEALYDAADDDTATGGPDLTRRIYPMVVTITAEAGAVKWSEESTKAVAEAVVQGRMANPGG from the coding sequence ATGGAGAACACGTCGGCCCGGAACTACCCGGGCGCGGCCCTGCACCCTGCCTACTTCGCGCCGGGGGCGGTGTCCTTCAGTGAGTTCCTTGGACAGGCGGCGCCCGACCTGCTGCCGGGCCGGCGTGGGTTGCCGGAGGCGCCGGTGACCGGTCCGATCACGCACGGCACCACGATCGTGGCGGCCACCTTCAAGGGCGGCGTGCTGCTGGCCGGCGACCGCAGGGCCACCCAGGGCAACGTCATCGCGCAGCGGGACATCGAGAAGGTCTTCGTCACCGACGACTACTCGGCCGTCGGCATCGCGGGCGTGGCCGGGCTGGCCGTGGAGCTGGTCCGGCTGTTCGCGGTGGAGCTGGAGCACTACGAGAAGATCGAGGGCGTCTCGCTGTCCCTGGACGGCAAGGCCAACAAGCTCGGCACCATGGTGCGCGGCAACCTGGACGCGGCCATGATGGGCCTGGCCGCGATCCCGCTGTTCGTCGGCTACGACCCCGAGGCCGCCGACCCCGAGCGGGCCGCCCGGATCGTCTCCTACGACATCACCGGCAGCCGCGCCGACGAGCACCAGGGCTACCACGCCATCGGCTCCGGCTCGGTGTTCGCCAAGTCCGCGCTGAAGAAGAAGTTCGACCCCGCCGCCGACGTGGACACCGCGGTGCGCACCGCGGTCGAGGCGCTCTACGACGCGGCCGACGACGACACCGCCACCGGTGGCCCCGACCTGACCAGGCGGATCTACCCGATGGTCGTGACCATCACCGCCGAAGCGGGTGCGGTGAAGTGGTCCGAGGAGTCCACCAAGGCCGTGGCCGAGGCCGTCGTGCAAGGCCGGATGGCCAACCCCGGCGGCTGA
- a CDS encoding LysR family transcriptional regulator: protein MLELRHLRVLRAVARTGSYSAAAVRLGYTQPAISQQMKALERLCGTPLVVRCGRKMRLTEAGTELVRRAGLVLAEVAAAERAVAELAGRRAGQVRLVVFPSGSATLVPPVAARIGREHPDIRLSLTEAEPPESVELLRAGECDLALAFTYPGEPEPAETPGLMTVRLFTDPLVALLPAGHRLCAAPEVALSDLSGEHWIAGCARCREHLVHACAAAGFRPDITFATDDNLAVQGLVAAGLGVAVVPELMLNAVRRPDVCVRPLRPALCREVFLCTWPDLARVPAIGLTVAALRRACARS, encoded by the coding sequence ATGCTGGAACTACGACACCTGCGGGTGCTGCGCGCTGTCGCCCGTACCGGGTCGTACTCAGCGGCCGCGGTGCGCCTCGGCTACACCCAGCCCGCGATCAGCCAGCAGATGAAGGCGCTGGAACGGCTGTGCGGCACGCCGCTGGTGGTGCGCTGCGGGCGCAAGATGCGGCTGACCGAGGCCGGCACGGAGCTGGTGCGGCGGGCCGGGCTGGTGCTGGCCGAGGTGGCCGCGGCCGAGCGCGCGGTGGCCGAGCTGGCCGGGCGGCGGGCCGGACAGGTGCGGCTGGTGGTCTTCCCCAGCGGCAGCGCGACGCTGGTGCCGCCGGTGGCGGCCCGGATCGGCCGGGAGCACCCTGACATCCGGCTGTCGCTGACCGAGGCCGAGCCGCCGGAGTCGGTGGAGCTGCTGCGGGCGGGGGAATGCGATCTGGCGCTGGCCTTCACCTATCCGGGCGAGCCGGAACCGGCGGAGACACCGGGGCTGATGACGGTGCGGCTGTTCACCGATCCGCTGGTCGCGCTGCTGCCCGCCGGGCACCGGCTGTGCGCCGCGCCGGAGGTGGCGCTGTCGGACCTGTCCGGGGAGCACTGGATCGCCGGGTGCGCGCGCTGCCGGGAACACCTGGTGCACGCCTGCGCGGCGGCCGGGTTCCGCCCGGACATCACCTTCGCCACCGATGACAACCTGGCGGTGCAGGGCCTGGTCGCGGCCGGGCTGGGGGTGGCGGTGGTGCCGGAGCTGATGCTCAACGCGGTGCGGCGGCCGGATGTGTGCGTGCGACCGCTGCGGCCCGCGCTGTGCCGCGAGGTGTTCCTGTGCACCTGGCCCGACCTGGCCAGGGTGCCCGCGATCGGGCTGACCGTCGCGGCGCTGCGCCGGGCGTGCGCGAGGTCATAA
- a CDS encoding TetR/AcrR family transcriptional regulator C-terminal domain-containing protein, protein MTEAIAMAEEEGVDALAMRGLARRLGVDPMSLYNHVDNREALLNAIAEHVLSTLPLPPLTGELGPDVRAIAHAFRQAALRHPNCAALVLTRQLNSFAALGPTNAALGVLTTAGFSAADAVHGMRAVLAYVVGSLLREASAGPTFSGANLGGVEERLARLLATKQPHVVGAAGHLATCDHLAEFDFGLDLLVTGLTAAASRVAGS, encoded by the coding sequence GTGACCGAGGCCATCGCCATGGCCGAGGAGGAAGGGGTGGACGCGCTGGCCATGCGCGGGCTGGCCCGGCGGCTGGGCGTGGACCCGATGAGCTTGTACAACCACGTGGACAACCGGGAGGCGCTGCTCAACGCCATCGCCGAGCACGTGCTGTCCACCCTGCCGCTGCCGCCGCTGACCGGCGAGCTGGGCCCGGACGTGCGCGCCATCGCGCACGCCTTCCGCCAGGCCGCGCTGCGTCACCCCAACTGCGCGGCCCTGGTGCTCACCCGCCAGCTCAACTCCTTCGCCGCGCTGGGCCCGACCAACGCGGCGCTGGGCGTGCTGACCACCGCGGGCTTCTCCGCAGCTGACGCGGTGCACGGCATGCGCGCGGTGCTGGCCTACGTGGTGGGCAGCCTGCTGCGCGAGGCCTCGGCAGGTCCGACCTTCAGTGGCGCGAACCTCGGCGGGGTGGAGGAGCGGCTGGCGCGGCTGCTGGCCACCAAGCAGCCGCACGTGGTCGGCGCGGCCGGGCACCTGGCCACCTGCGACCACCTGGCCGAGTTCGACTTCGGACTGGACCTGCTGGTCACCGGCCTGACGGCGGCCGCAAGCCGTGTAGCAGGATCGTGA
- a CDS encoding cysteine dioxygenase family protein, producing the protein MTSAAELRPIRTRAMCAFTRRVDKIVGSGAQPQRIATEVAGCLGELLTQPRVLAPAHLLPSPESYRQHLVYVDPGGRFSVVSLVWLPGQRTPIHNHRCWCVVGVLRGVEEEVRFDLDPRSRSLHRRDVVTNQAGSVSALVPPERDIHLVRNSGSTLAVSVHVYGADIGRLGSSIDTIYSPG; encoded by the coding sequence ATGACTTCCGCAGCCGAGCTCCGACCGATCCGGACCCGCGCCATGTGCGCCTTCACCCGCCGAGTGGACAAGATCGTCGGCAGCGGCGCCCAGCCGCAGCGGATCGCCACCGAGGTGGCCGGCTGCCTCGGCGAGCTGCTCACCCAGCCCAGGGTGCTCGCCCCGGCGCACCTGCTGCCCTCACCGGAGAGCTACCGGCAGCACCTGGTCTACGTCGACCCCGGCGGCCGGTTCTCGGTGGTCTCCCTGGTCTGGCTGCCCGGCCAGCGCACCCCGATCCACAACCACCGCTGCTGGTGCGTGGTCGGCGTGCTGCGCGGGGTGGAGGAAGAGGTCCGCTTCGACCTGGACCCGCGCAGCCGCAGCCTGCACCGGCGGGACGTGGTGACCAACCAGGCCGGCAGCGTCTCCGCGCTGGTGCCGCCGGAGCGGGACATCCACCTGGTGCGCAACTCCGGGTCCACCCTGGCCGTCTCGGTGCACGTCTACGGCGCCGACATCGGCAGGCTCGGCAGCAGTATCGACACGATCTACTCGCCAGGCTGA
- a CDS encoding TetR/AcrR family transcriptional regulator gives MTDRKPLRADAARNRERVLTAARAAMTAGDLSLQLNELARQAGVGVGTVYRNFPTRQALLEALADNRFEQLLAEVEAATAEPDAWTALTRLARAAVAMALAEPGLAEVMVTEEDAGAGTTDRKRRLDAATGELLRRARQDGRLTAEVDAEDLRRLLCGVLHAAANSPEPEAAAERYLTILLHGLRPPSGR, from the coding sequence GTGACCGACCGGAAGCCGCTGCGCGCCGACGCCGCGCGCAACCGCGAGCGGGTGCTGACCGCCGCTCGCGCGGCCATGACCGCCGGTGACCTCTCCTTGCAGCTCAACGAGCTGGCCAGGCAGGCGGGTGTTGGGGTGGGCACGGTCTACCGCAACTTCCCCACCCGCCAAGCCCTGCTGGAGGCCCTCGCTGACAACCGGTTCGAGCAGTTGCTGGCCGAGGTCGAGGCGGCCACCGCGGAGCCGGACGCCTGGACCGCGCTGACCCGCCTGGCCCGCGCCGCGGTCGCCATGGCGCTGGCCGAACCGGGCCTGGCCGAGGTGATGGTCACCGAGGAGGACGCCGGGGCCGGCACCACCGACCGCAAGCGCAGGCTGGACGCGGCCACCGGCGAGCTGCTGCGCCGCGCCAGGCAGGACGGCCGGCTCACGGCCGAGGTGGACGCCGAGGACCTGCGCCGCCTGCTCTGCGGCGTCCTGCACGCCGCCGCCAACAGCCCGGAGCCCGAGGCCGCCGCCGAGCGCTACCTCACGATCCTGCTACACGGCTTGCGGCCGCCGTCAGGCCGGTGA
- a CDS encoding DUF1918 domain-containing protein, translated as MRASVGDRITVHGRVVGNSNRVVEVVEVLGGDGAPPYRVRGVDGHESIMTPGPDCIVRPRTED; from the coding sequence ATGCGCGCCAGCGTCGGGGATCGGATCACGGTGCACGGCCGGGTTGTGGGGAACAGCAACCGGGTGGTTGAGGTGGTTGAGGTACTGGGCGGGGATGGGGCGCCGCCGTACCGGGTGCGGGGGGTGGACGGGCATGAGTCGATCATGACGCCGGGGCCGGACTGCATAGTGCGGCCGAGAACCGAGGACTGA
- a CDS encoding VOC family protein yields MSTRPTGFAPHLFVKDTEAAIAFYTKVFGAHELWRNRLSDGTILFVELALGDHRLLVSEETPSLDALAPTTIGGSPVQLHVEVEDVDRVYRLARWAGAAEEIPLQEAFWGERFCAFRDPFGHRWAVSTGREQLSPEEIYARTPPEV; encoded by the coding sequence GTGAGCACCCGCCCCACCGGCTTCGCCCCGCACCTGTTCGTCAAGGACACCGAGGCGGCGATCGCCTTCTACACCAAGGTCTTCGGCGCGCACGAGCTGTGGCGCAACCGCCTGTCCGACGGCACCATCCTCTTCGTCGAGCTGGCTTTGGGCGACCACCGCCTGCTGGTCAGCGAGGAGACCCCGTCGCTGGACGCGCTGGCCCCGACCACCATCGGCGGCAGCCCGGTGCAGCTGCACGTGGAGGTCGAGGACGTGGACCGGGTGTACCGGCTGGCGCGCTGGGCCGGGGCGGCGGAGGAGATCCCGCTGCAGGAGGCGTTCTGGGGCGAGCGGTTCTGCGCTTTCCGGGACCCCTTCGGCCACCGCTGGGCGGTCTCCACCGGCCGCGAGCAGCTCAGCCCGGAGGAGATCTACGCGCGGACGCCGCCGGAGGTCTGA
- a CDS encoding ubiquitin-like protein Pup: MAQEQVQKQGGGDGDEESAGAGGAGQERREKLGEDVDAILDEIDDVLEENAEDFVRAYVQKGGQ, translated from the coding sequence ATGGCACAGGAGCAGGTCCAGAAGCAGGGCGGCGGCGACGGCGACGAGGAGTCGGCCGGAGCTGGCGGCGCTGGTCAGGAACGCCGGGAGAAGCTCGGCGAGGACGTGGACGCGATCCTCGACGAGATCGACGACGTCCTGGAGGAGAACGCCGAGGACTTCGTGCGCGCCTACGTGCAGAAGGGCGGGCAGTAG
- a CDS encoding MBL fold metallo-hydrolase, producing MKIHHLNCGSMHMRTPLVCHVLLLETTNGLVLVDTGFGLKDIEDPAGRIGFTRRLTKPALDPAETAVHQLRAFGHAPEDVQHILLTHLDFDHAGGLADFPNAQVHTTAAEWQAAQQPSTAKERRRYHRTHWSHGPKITTHEPAGDSWFGFPAATSLDDIAPGLILIPLPGHTKGHAGYAVNRGDTWLFHAGDAFFHHSALTATGWRPTLHRFQETLLAVDRERLHHNRSRLAELRTNPAVEVVSAHDPVLLAKAQAAP from the coding sequence ATGAAGATCCATCACCTCAACTGCGGCAGCATGCACATGCGCACTCCGCTGGTCTGCCACGTCCTGCTGCTGGAAACGACCAACGGCCTGGTCCTCGTCGACACCGGCTTCGGCCTCAAGGACATCGAGGACCCGGCCGGCCGCATCGGCTTCACCCGGCGGCTCACCAAACCCGCCCTGGACCCGGCTGAGACCGCCGTTCACCAGCTGCGCGCCTTTGGGCACGCGCCGGAGGACGTACAGCACATCCTGCTCACCCACCTGGACTTCGACCACGCGGGTGGTCTGGCCGACTTCCCCAACGCCCAGGTCCACACCACCGCCGCCGAGTGGCAAGCCGCCCAACAGCCCAGTACCGCCAAGGAACGCCGCCGCTACCACCGCACCCACTGGTCACACGGCCCCAAGATCACCACTCACGAGCCCGCCGGCGACTCCTGGTTCGGCTTCCCCGCGGCCACCTCGCTGGACGACATCGCGCCGGGCCTGATCCTCATCCCGCTGCCCGGCCATACCAAGGGGCACGCGGGTTACGCGGTCAACCGGGGCGACACCTGGCTCTTCCACGCGGGTGACGCCTTCTTCCACCACAGCGCCCTCACCGCCACGGGCTGGCGTCCCACCCTGCACCGCTTCCAGGAAACCCTGCTGGCCGTGGACCGCGAACGCCTGCACCACAACAGATCTCGCCTGGCCGAGCTGCGCACCAATCCCGCGGTCGAAGTAGTCAGCGCCCACGACCCCGTGCTCTTGGCCAAGGCCCAAGCCGCCCCCTGA
- a CDS encoding phosphotransferase, with translation MSAPMARVDLAAINALLDDYGLSGASRPRLVRSHTNDVYLVNHQSRRYVIKVYGIRWRTGPQVAWEAALLAHLADRGAAVSRPVPRRDGEPCGVLTTPAGPRCVLVTEYVPGEQPRRPFTSTNYREFGRALAWLHEATTGFEVTEGARPYDLRRTLEEPVALIRGHRPQRADKTLLTQVSAACRARLSELAGQDLDFGICHGDVSIDNVVVDEQGRFAFYDFDLAGPGWRAWDHVRLYRFDRSSRADLWEYFQQGYDEVRHLTPADLAALPYLDLVEQLWTTAIELTLRVLPTGPRATAAYLDERLTQLRRSWDTLR, from the coding sequence GTGAGCGCCCCGATGGCCAGGGTCGATCTCGCCGCGATCAACGCGCTGCTGGACGACTATGGGCTTTCGGGCGCTTCCCGGCCACGGCTGGTCCGCTCGCACACCAACGACGTCTACCTGGTCAACCACCAGTCCCGGCGCTATGTCATCAAGGTGTACGGCATCCGCTGGCGCACCGGTCCCCAGGTCGCCTGGGAAGCCGCGCTGCTGGCCCACCTGGCCGACCGGGGTGCCGCGGTCTCCCGCCCGGTGCCCCGGCGCGATGGCGAGCCTTGCGGCGTGCTCACCACCCCGGCCGGACCGCGGTGCGTGCTGGTCACCGAGTACGTGCCGGGCGAGCAGCCGCGCCGTCCGTTCACCTCCACCAACTACCGCGAGTTCGGCCGCGCCCTGGCCTGGCTGCACGAGGCCACCACCGGCTTCGAGGTCACCGAGGGCGCGCGTCCGTACGACCTGCGCCGGACCCTGGAGGAACCGGTCGCGCTGATCCGCGGCCACCGCCCGCAGCGCGCGGACAAGACCCTGCTCACCCAGGTCTCCGCCGCCTGCCGCGCCCGCCTGTCCGAGCTGGCTGGCCAGGACCTGGACTTCGGCATCTGCCACGGCGACGTCAGCATCGACAACGTGGTGGTCGACGAGCAGGGCCGCTTCGCCTTCTACGACTTCGACCTGGCCGGCCCCGGCTGGCGCGCCTGGGACCACGTCCGCCTGTACCGCTTCGACCGCTCCAGCCGCGCCGACCTGTGGGAGTACTTCCAGCAGGGCTACGACGAGGTCCGCCACCTCACCCCGGCCGACCTGGCCGCCCTGCCCTACCTCGACCTGGTCGAACAACTCTGGACCACCGCCATCGAGCTGACCCTGCGCGTCCTGCCCACCGGCCCCCGCGCGACAGCCGCCTACCTGGACGAACGCCTCACCCAGCTCCGCCGGTCGTGGGACACCCTGCGCTGA
- a CDS encoding PadR family transcriptional regulator produces the protein MSSAKALPPLTPAAFQVLLALASGARHGYGVMAFVEETTGGTVKLGPGTLYRTLARLVADELVTETEAADPQAPHDARRRYYELTALGREAVRQEAELLAALVEAAQRAGLLTNRRCA, from the coding sequence GTGAGTTCCGCAAAGGCACTGCCGCCGCTGACCCCGGCCGCCTTCCAGGTGCTGCTCGCGCTGGCCAGCGGCGCCCGGCACGGCTACGGCGTGATGGCCTTCGTCGAGGAGACCACCGGCGGCACGGTCAAGCTCGGCCCCGGCACGCTCTACCGGACGCTGGCCCGCCTGGTCGCCGACGAGCTGGTCACCGAGACCGAGGCCGCCGACCCGCAGGCCCCGCACGACGCCCGCCGCCGCTACTACGAGCTCACCGCGCTCGGCCGCGAAGCGGTGCGGCAGGAGGCGGAACTGCTCGCCGCGCTGGTCGAGGCGGCCCAGCGCGCGGGCCTGCTGACCAACCGGCGGTGCGCGTGA
- a CDS encoding VOC family protein produces MITGVSKVVLTVRDCDTAKEFWVERMGFSVVTDAAYGEGARWLEVMSPDGAVSLVLDGKGPQHPADRAVPEELPHSNVFFTCADIEQTYAELTERGVSFPDPPVKQPWGWWSMFEDQDGTRYALNQRGE; encoded by the coding sequence ATGATCACTGGCGTGAGCAAGGTGGTGCTGACCGTGCGCGACTGCGACACGGCCAAGGAGTTCTGGGTGGAGCGCATGGGGTTCAGCGTGGTGACCGACGCCGCCTACGGCGAGGGCGCGCGCTGGCTGGAGGTGATGTCGCCGGACGGCGCGGTGTCGCTGGTGCTGGACGGCAAGGGTCCGCAGCACCCGGCCGACCGCGCGGTGCCCGAGGAGCTTCCGCACTCCAACGTGTTCTTCACCTGCGCGGACATCGAGCAGACCTACGCCGAGCTGACCGAGCGCGGGGTGAGCTTCCCGGATCCGCCGGTCAAGCAGCCCTGGGGCTGGTGGTCGATGTTCGAGGACCAGGACGGCACCAGGTACGCGCTCAACCAGCGCGGTGAGTGA
- a CDS encoding NUDIX domain-containing protein, whose translation MSSGDELVAIYDESGAEVGSAPRRVMRAEGLWHASTAILLRSTDGERVYVHKRSDTKDINPGCHDCWAGGVVGAGEDPALCAERELAEELGVSGVPLRHLFTLPFVVPPVRAHQYAYEAFSDGPVTHQAEEVVSGEWMSFTELRKRLEDPDWPFVDDGRALIQHWFTHLRS comes from the coding sequence GTGTCTTCGGGTGATGAGCTGGTGGCGATCTACGACGAGTCCGGCGCCGAGGTGGGCAGCGCGCCGCGGCGGGTGATGCGGGCCGAGGGGCTCTGGCACGCCAGCACCGCGATCCTGTTGCGCTCCACCGACGGCGAACGGGTGTACGTGCACAAGCGCAGTGACACCAAGGACATCAACCCCGGCTGCCACGACTGCTGGGCGGGCGGTGTGGTCGGCGCCGGCGAGGATCCCGCGCTGTGCGCCGAGCGGGAGCTGGCCGAGGAGCTGGGCGTCTCCGGGGTGCCGCTGCGGCACCTGTTCACGCTGCCGTTCGTGGTGCCGCCGGTGCGCGCGCACCAGTACGCCTACGAGGCATTCTCCGACGGCCCGGTGACCCACCAGGCGGAGGAGGTGGTCTCCGGCGAGTGGATGTCCTTCACCGAGCTGCGCAAGCGCCTGGAGGACCCGGACTGGCCGTTCGTGGACGACGGCCGCGCGCTGATCCAGCACTGGTTCACCCACCTGAGGAGCTGA
- the dop gene encoding depupylase/deamidase Dop, producing MRRIMGTEVEYGISVPGDASANPVLTSTQVVLAYAAAADIPRARRARWDYEVESPLRDARGFDLGPPGGAPADHDVEDLGAANVILTNGARLYVDHAHPEYSTPELTNARDVVVWDKAGERIMEEAAMKAATVPGQPQLQLYKNNIDGKGASYGTHENYLMARSTPFTAVISGLTPFFVSRQVITGSGRVGIGAASEEAGFQLSQRSDYIEVEVGLETTLKRGIINTRDEPHADADKYRRLHVIIGDANLAEYSTYLKVGCTALVLDMIESGRRFDDLRLADPVRAVHAISHDPTLKVKVEVAGGRKFSGLDLQYAYHERAAEHIERNGADRVSTHVLKTWGEVLDDLARDPMSCADRLDWPAKLRLLEGYRARDNLQWGSPRLQLVDLQYSDVRLGKGLYNRLVARGSMKRLVSEEEVRAAITAPPEDTRAYFRGRCLERYPTEVAAASWDSVIFDLGRDSLVRIPTLEPLRGTKAHVGALLEASDTAEELVRQLTRR from the coding sequence ATGCGGCGGATCATGGGAACCGAGGTCGAGTACGGCATCTCCGTGCCCGGCGACGCTTCGGCCAACCCGGTGCTCACCTCGACCCAGGTGGTACTGGCCTACGCGGCGGCGGCCGACATACCAAGGGCCCGGCGGGCGCGCTGGGACTACGAGGTGGAGTCCCCGCTGCGGGACGCCCGCGGCTTCGACCTGGGCCCGCCCGGCGGGGCGCCCGCCGACCACGACGTGGAGGACCTCGGCGCGGCCAACGTCATCCTGACCAACGGGGCGCGGCTCTACGTCGACCACGCGCACCCGGAGTACTCCACGCCCGAGCTGACCAACGCCCGCGACGTGGTGGTCTGGGACAAGGCTGGCGAGCGGATCATGGAGGAGGCCGCGATGAAGGCGGCCACCGTGCCCGGCCAGCCGCAGCTCCAGCTGTACAAGAACAACATCGACGGCAAGGGCGCCAGCTACGGCACCCACGAGAACTACCTGATGGCGCGCAGCACGCCGTTCACCGCCGTCATCTCCGGACTCACCCCGTTCTTCGTCTCCCGGCAGGTGATCACCGGCTCCGGGCGGGTCGGCATCGGCGCGGCCAGCGAGGAGGCCGGGTTCCAGCTGTCCCAGCGCTCGGACTACATCGAGGTCGAGGTCGGCCTGGAGACCACGCTCAAGCGCGGCATCATCAACACCCGCGACGAGCCGCACGCCGACGCGGACAAGTACCGCCGCCTGCACGTGATCATCGGCGATGCCAACCTGGCCGAGTACTCCACCTACCTCAAGGTGGGCTGCACCGCGCTGGTGCTGGACATGATCGAGTCCGGCCGCCGCTTCGACGACCTGCGGCTGGCCGACCCGGTGCGCGCGGTGCACGCCATCAGCCACGACCCCACGCTCAAGGTCAAGGTGGAGGTGGCGGGCGGGCGCAAGTTCAGCGGCCTGGACCTGCAGTACGCCTACCACGAGCGGGCCGCCGAGCACATCGAGCGCAACGGCGCCGACCGGGTGTCCACGCACGTGCTCAAGACCTGGGGCGAGGTGCTCGACGACCTGGCCAGGGACCCGATGAGCTGCGCGGACCGGCTGGACTGGCCGGCCAAGCTGCGGCTGCTGGAGGGCTACCGGGCCAGGGACAACCTGCAGTGGGGCTCCCCGCGCCTGCAACTGGTCGACCTGCAGTACTCCGACGTCCGCCTCGGCAAGGGCCTCTACAACCGCCTGGTCGCCCGCGGCTCGATGAAACGCCTGGTCAGCGAGGAGGAGGTGCGCGCGGCCATCACCGCGCCGCCGGAGGACACCCGCGCCTACTTCCGGGGCCGCTGCCTGGAGCGCTACCCCACCGAGGTGGCGGCCGCCTCCTGGGACTCGGTGATCTTCGACCTGGGCCGGGACTCGCTGGTCCGGATTCCCACCCTTGAGCCGCTCCGGGGAACAAAAGCGCACGTCGGAGCCTTGTTGGAAGCATCGGACACCGCGGAGGAGCTGGTTCGTCAGCTCACCCGTCGTTGA